The Colletotrichum destructivum chromosome 7, complete sequence genome contains the following window.
GCTTCATGGGCGTGTCGAGTGCCGGTCGGTATCCGAGCAGGACGCTGTACTTGTCGAGCTTGGCCTGTTCGGCAGGGGCGCCAATGACGCGGTGGAAGCCGGAACGGAGCACCTCGTTAGTCAAGACGGCGAGAGCGTCGCCGATATTGACGATGACGTGGCCATCGACGGGCTCGACCCAGCGCCAGTTGGCCTCGTTGTAACTACCCGTAACTGGGTTCGGTTTCGGGttctcgctgctgctgtctgGCTCCAGAATCTGCAGACCGCCGACCCAAGTGAAAAGCATGGCGACGCTGACCGAGTCACGGTGAGGAGGAAATTTGGCCGCGTTCGGATCGTCCCCTGGTGTCGTGGCAGGATATCGCAGCACCCGGAGGAAGTCGTAAGACGGGTCCTCGCGTCGGTGCAGCGACATCAGGGCCCCGGGCTCAAGCTGCAGCCGGGTCTCGAGAGCACGCAGCATCACATGACAGACCTCGTTGCCCTGCGTGAGGAGCGAGGAAAACAGGTCTCGGTGATCCTTGAGCCAAGGAGGAAGCTGAAATGTGGATTGTTTATCCATGACAAGTTCGTAAAACGGAACCTAGAAAAAAAAGTCCTCTTGGTCAGTGATcggcagcttcttctcccccgaAACCATAACTCAACAAGCCTGTGCTTTTAGAGTGTCTGCGAGTTTGAAGACTAAGAAACTTCCGACTAGAGGCCATGACCAGAAAAATCCCGTCGGCAGATCTAGACATAGTCTCGGGGGGTCGGGGAATTCGGTCTCTGATTTCCATCGACGGGCGCCCGGCTGCCGTTGGGTTTATGTGTCGTGTGTCCACTCTCACTCCCACCCGCACATCTGTGTGGTCTAGCTAGCTTGACTTACGTTGAAAGCTTCACTGAACTTGGGCTCGCCGGTTTTGCTGATGCTGGGACACTTATATCTGCAACACAAGGCAAGGTAAGCATTTCTTCGGAAATGGGACTCTGCCTACCGTCTGACAACGTACCCAAGGTCAAAGACTCCCGTCGTCTCACGAGATTTGTATGAAAGTTTTGTCTCCATGTCGAGCACAGGCAAGGTGGCTTTACCCAAATCGCAGACCTTAACCGCCTGGTTCCAGAGTTGTTCCCCTTCAGGGCAGTCCTGTAGGTTGAGATAGAAGAAGCCGGTCGAGAGACATATATCGAagagcttgtcgagctccttctcgTCTTGTCTAAGCAGGTTGCCAAGGGACACACGGGGGAGGTCGATCATGGGCAAGCCCttggggaaggggatagGGGAAGACATGGTCTGTAGAGGGAcgaaggaagaagaaaaaagtgCAAAGCTAGCAATTGAATGTTTGGTTGTTGTTAGGGTCTACAATGACTGTATGCAACCAGGATATTCAGGGATCGTGTTTGTGATGATTTCTTTGGCTGAGAAGCACTGATTGAAGCTTTTATAACAATTACTccctgctgctggctgcagGGAGGCGTCTCCTTCAAGTCTCAGCCAAGTCACGAAACTCTCAATGCCGCTCTTGGTTTGCACCATGTCTACTCCACACATTGTAAGACAAATCTTACTTTGTCCTGATTTGTAGCAAGTTTATGCTACGAGACATTTTAGCTTCTTAGAGTAGTGTACTTCTGTTGAGAAAGGCCAGCTATCGCAAAAGCTGCCACAGCTTGCGCCCAGGGAATCGAAACCACCCGAGTTGACGGGCGCATGAGTGAGTGTTGGGCCCTGAGATCTACACGTGAACTGTTCCCCTATCTCGGGATCACTGAACCTGGCAATAATGCTTCACCCCCCTACCAACTCAGGTTTGGCCTGTGATTGAGGTCCATCCGGCCGCCTGCTCATCTTTTGGTCAAATTACCTTAGCATAAGATGTACTGCAATGATATAAGTCATCTGGTCAAGTCGACAGGAAGATCCCTACAACTGTCAGATTCTACCGAAGCAAGGATGTATTGCGCTTGTCATCAGGATGATGTACCTTGATTGGCTTTAGATTCATCCCACTTAACTTTTTGTCATTTCCCAAATGGCGCCCTCTAGCTGTTCCCCCTCTAATAACACAGATAACAGAAATTCCCCAAGTCTTGTTTCCTTTCAGTTTGAAAACTCTCATATGTCTCATCTACCACGGACTGAAACCGTATATCCCGATAACCTTGCCAGCATCCTCCAGCTTGTCTGTCTTGATGACTGCGGCTACTCGGTCCCCTCCATCGGCCGGCAACGCCGCACCCCTCGCTGTGAGCGAAGTGGGATCGCCTGTGAAATTGGTGGCGCAAAGACCAGGGTCCGCGCCAAATACAAGAATCCCTTCCGGCTTGAGACGCACTACGTACATTGTCATCAGCATGTTCAGCGCAGCTTTGCTCACTTTATACTCGGTACCAAACGGCGTGTAGTACGGTGAGGTCGGGTCGCTGGCATGTGTGATGGAGCCCATGCTGGAGCTCACAAAGACAATGCGTGCCGGCTTGTGGACGGCGTTTTTCAGTAGGGGAAGAAATGCCTCCGTAACTCCTAGCGCGCCTATAACATTCGTATCTAGCACGCGGCGGAGGGCCCCAGTCGTAGGTGGGTGAGCCATGGATATGATGCCCGCGTTGTTAACCAGCACGTCAAGCCTTCCGTACTCAGACACTAGACGGCTGACTGCATCGTTCACAGAGGCCTCGTCCGTAACGTCTATCTGCGTAGTTGCGACGCTGCCTTTGACGCCTGGAGTTGATCCTAGCTGCCTTGCGGCTGTCTCTCCGTTGGCGGAGTTGCGGCTACCGAGAACCACGTGGTATTCAGAAGAGGACAGAATCAGATTTTTAGCCGCTTCGTAACCAATGCCCTGATTAGCTCCTATATTCTCTCCTATCAGCAAAGTTTCAATCTTCTTTACGTAGGTTGGGCAAATAATTGGCTCGAACCTGTGATGAGGATTATCTTTTTCTCTGCTAAGGCCATGGCGAACGGGGTCTGTTAAGTATGTTGGAGACGTGGCAATGGCTGGATGAGGAATGAACACTGCCAGGGACAGGTGACTTTATAGGCAGCACTGCACTTTGACCAAACCATCCAGGACAGCAAAACCATGCCAGGCAATTGCATCAAAGAGCATGGCAAAGCGACCAGCTGTTGGCTTTCAACTGACTCGAAACCCTGGAGCTGCATCccggcctcgtcttctgACTAGTGTAAATGTAAGTTTTCTTAGGAAAAACATCAAATCGACAGGGAACACATCGTGCGGTGTACAAATTGTAGCTCATACAGGCGCTCTCAACCTTATTTATTTGCCCGAAAGTACGGGTAGTTCGGAATCAATGAGTTCTCAAGCTGGGTCAACCCATTGTTTTTTTTACCACTCTCTACCTACACCTAGGGTATAATTAGCAATAAAAAGTACTTCAAATTGTATTCCTAAAAGAAGTTTTTTTTTAATCACAGTCAGGCTATGATTATTTTAGAAATTATCACTTTTAGTGTCTTGTGTTCAAGTGGGGGTGGGCTCTTTCTGGTTTTGAGTCATTTGTTCGTTTATAAATCTTCTCTTTGCTCTGGGATCTGACAAAACCCTTCCTCAGTGATTCTTGCATCTCCTTTTGCGTTATTGTAAGCTTTTCTACCATGCGATTTGCAATCCTCTTATTGGGGTCGGTTCTCCAAAGCCAGCTGTGCCACGCTGCGAAGGTGGCGGAGGAGTACAGCCACTTATTCGGCACACCAAACCAGTCAGAGACATTTGACTATTTGGTGAGTTTCGAATTTGGTCTTGAGCAAAATTACTGCATCTCGATTTGGTGCAGATACTTAGCTGCCAAAGAGCCTTTCCATGTGTTTCCAGTAGAGCACATTACCCAATTGAGATTAGCGAGGTGACTAATATTCGCATCTTAgatcgtcggcggtggcaaCTCCGGCCTTGTGGCAGCCATGCGCCTGTCCGTCGAGGGCAACTACTCGGTTGCTGTCGTGGAAGCTGGCGGCTTCTACCAGGACGACGCAGGCAACACCACGGAGTTCCCAGCCTATAACTCCCAATACATGGACGAGCCAGGCACCATCGACTGGAAGCTCACGACCAAGCCCCAAGCAGTAAGTAAACCCACTCAAAGACAGACACGGTCTCTCGAACCTCCTGTCTCATGCAATTCGGCAGCAACTAGGGGGTCGGTCCGTCCCTTACGCCCAAGGAAAAACACTCGGTGGCAGCACGGCTCGGAACGCCATGGTCTACCAGCGGGGCACTGCAAGCTTCTACGACCTCTGGGCGACGACCGTCGGTGATACGAGCTACGGTTGGGATAGTATCCTTCCCTTCCTCAAAAAGAGCGTTTCCTTCACCCCAGCTGATGAAGAACTCCGCGGCGGGCCGGCCGGCACCTCGGACATGACTGCCTTCGATCCCGAGGCGGGGCCTCTGAATGTGGGTTACTGGAATTATTTTGTGCCCGTGTCCGCTGCCTTTGCGAAGGGCATGGAGTCTTTGGGGCTGAAGGAAACTCCGACCGGAATGAACAGCGGCGAAGTCCTCGGCTACGCGCAGTTTccggccgccatcgacagcGAGACACAGCTGCGGGATTCCTCTCAGACATCTTTTCtcaaggcggcggccaaTTGCGCCGGGGAGAGATTGAGAATATACCCTAATACGCTGGCGAAACGGATCGTATTCAATGCTAAAAAGGCCGCGTCTGGTGTCGTCGTCAGCTCTGGTGGACCTGAATACGTTCTCAACGTCAAAAGGGAGGTTGTGTTGGCTGCCGGGGCCTTTCGCACGCCGCAACTGCTTATGGCTTCTGGCGTAGGACCACCCGGCGTTCTCGAGGAGAACAATATAACTACAGTTAATGCGTTATCAGGTGTTGGACAAGGTATACACGTAAGTGATTTGATATGGAAAAGATCTGCTAGTCTTTACAGCTCTTGTCAGCAGAGAAAccctttttttgtttttatGCTGACAGAAATCATCTGCCTAGGATCACCCGGGATTTGCTGCTGTTTACACAGTCAATGGTGTCTCACAGCACAGGTTGTGGAACAACGCAGAATACAAGGCCTTGGCAGAGGAAGAATACAGACAATCTGTCTCTGGTCCTTTGACGGCTTTTGCAGTCAACTATATCTGTAAGTAACATCCAACAACCTCTTAAGAACTAGAATCGTAGGTTGGAAAACTGAGCCTGGCGACTGGTGGCTTGACTTATAGTGTTTGATCGGTTGCCCAAAGACGCGAACATTAGTGCGGACCTACGCGAAAGCCTTGAGCAATACCCCGAGGATTGGCCACATGTCGAGTATATCTGGAACGCGGCTGGGCAAGCAACAAACACACCTGGTGACTACCTTGCGCTTGGCACTGTACTTCTCACCCATGCGTCGCTCGGTTCCGTCACTATCAACTCTTCAGACACGGCCAACCCGCCTGTTGTCGATGTCAGATGGCTTTCAAACGACACCGACCGAGAGCTTGCTATTGAGGGCGTGAAGCGCGCCCGTGCTTTGGCGGCTTCCACAGGGGTGATTATAACCGAAGTAGCCCCTGGCCCCGATGTACAGAGCGACGAGCAGATCTGGGAATGGATCAAGGCGAATACTGTGACGGCCCACCACGCCACTGGAAGCTGTAAGATGGGCCGAAAGGATGATGCCTCGGCCGTTGTCGATGCCAAGGGCTGTGTATTGGGTGGCGTCTCGTCCTTACGTATCATTGATGCTAGTATCATCCCAATTGCGTTTCCAGGCCAACCAATGGCGACCATTTGTATGTCAACCCCTATCCAAGCACTCATCGATATGGAGCTCAATTCTTTGTATATTTGAGACTCCTCACTAACTGTTGATCTGTAGATGGTATCGCAGAAAAGATATCTGCAGAGATAAATAGCGGACATCAATGCTGAGAGTGTTATGTGTACAAATGTAATAAAACTAAAATAGGTAAGCAAGCTAGACAAGCAAGCGCATTGTCTAACTTCAGCTATATTCCAAATTAGACATCTAAAAATATTCATAATGAGTAATTAGCTAATATAATTTAGAATTCTCTACCATAGCTTTATAACCTGGATACTTATAGATAGTATAGACTTCTTCTGAAGTGTAGGGGAACATGAATAGAATAGTTCCACATTGAAAACAAATTGAATTAGATGGTTAGTTCCTCAGAAATAGAAGAAAGGGAGAACATATACATGATTAGAGTTTGAAAGGCCACAAGTCTATAGAGAACTCAGTTGAGGAGACAATCTGCGTCAGTGATGGAGGTTAGTCCAAGTGTTGAGACTCCGAGATAGTGCACCTTGTCAAATCTTAGCTATGGaaaaccaccaccactctAGACTTCTTCGACGTAAAAGAACATATCGATTTGACTCAATCCCGTAATTGTGGGAAAGTAAACCGTAACTAGTAAGCATAACGGAAATGCTTGTTCTCAATGTCGGTCTTTTCCATGAATCCGGCTCGAatgccctcgtcgtcggcttcgccatcaacaacacccCTGACACCGTAAACACGGTCGCGTCTTTTGTTCTCCCACTTGCAGTAGAAAGCAAAGATGATGAACATAACCATGGTTCCGGAGGTAAATGAAAGAAGGGCTGTGATTCCAGTAAAGTACCGCGgagcctcgtcggccttga
Protein-coding sequences here:
- a CDS encoding Putative short-chain dehydrogenase/reductase SDR, NAD(P)-binding domain superfamily; its protein translation is MALAEKKIILITGANQGIGYEAAKNLILSSSEYHVVLGSRNSANGETAARQLGSTPGVKGSVATTQIDVTDEASVNDAVSRLVSEYGRLDVLVNNAGIISMAHPPTTGALRRVLDTNVIGALGVTEAFLPLLKNAVHKPARIVFVSSSMGSITHASDPTSPYYTPFGTEYKVSKAALNMLMTMYVVRLKPEGILVFGADPGLCATNFTGDPTSLTARGAALPADGGDRVAAVIKTDKLEDAGKVIGIYGFSPW
- a CDS encoding Putative oxoglutarate/iron-dependent dioxygenase, isopenicillin N synthase-like superfamily, producing the protein MDKQSTFQLPPWLKDHRDLFSSLLTQGNEVCHVMLRALETRLQLEPGALMSLHRREDPSYDFLRVLRYPATTPGDDPNAAKFPPHRDSVSVAMLFTWVGGLQILEPDSSSENPKPNPVTGSYNEANWRWVEPVDGHVIVNIGDALAVLTNEVLRSGFHRVIGAPAEQAKLDKYSVLLGYRPALDTPMKPFISPLIPQLSEEQSSNPVQTCQEWGMERVAKVYRVLETRKT
- a CDS encoding Putative glucose-methanol-choline oxidoreductase, FAD/NAD(P)-binding domain superfamily, translating into MRFAILLLGSVLQSQLCHAAKVAEEYSHLFGTPNQSETFDYLIVGGGNSGLVAAMRLSVEGNYSVAVVEAGGFYQDDAGNTTEFPAYNSQYMDEPGTIDWKLTTKPQAQLGGRSVPYAQGKTLGGSTARNAMVYQRGTASFYDLWATTVGDTSYGWDSILPFLKKSVSFTPADEELRGGPAGTSDMTAFDPEAGPLNVGYWNYFVPVSAAFAKGMESLGLKETPTGMNSGEVLGYAQFPAAIDSETQLRDSSQTSFLKAAANCAGERLRIYPNTLAKRIVFNAKKAASGVVVSSGGPEYVLNVKREVVLAAGAFRTPQLLMASGVGPPGVLEENNITTVNALSGVGQGIHDHPGFAAVYTVNGVSQHRLWNNAEYKALAEEEYRQSVSGPLTAFAVNYILFDRLPKDANISADLRESLEQYPEDWPHVEYIWNAAGQATNTPGDYLALGTVLLTHASLGSVTINSSDTANPPVVDVRWLSNDTDRELAIEGVKRARALAASTGVIITEVAPGPDVQSDEQIWEWIKANTVTAHHATGSCKMGRKDDASAVVDAKGCVLGGVSSLRIIDASIIPIAFPGQPMATICMSTPIQALIDMELNSLYI